A window of the Arthrobacter sp. Marseille-P9274 genome harbors these coding sequences:
- a CDS encoding ABC transporter permease: MTDTTLNLDRPASPARAKSGRAAKGPRSAWLQAFDSVWLVAVVFVLWWVASAKSTNFFIPSLQEILASLGRDLGNGVILSGAAYSLTNLAAGMVLAVVVGIVLGVVLGELDRVRLIVEPIINFFRSIPQAALVPLIIGAFGVGQGPKIYTIAFACMWPVLLNTIDGVLGVEPTIRKFSQVYRIPRWLHFRRVVLPAALPQIVAGIRVALPIGITVMVVSEMFAATEGLGFYILNSSATFKVSETWAGALLVGVIGYILSVLFVVFERRLLRWYFASAAK; this comes from the coding sequence ATGACTGACACAACCCTCAACCTCGACCGTCCGGCGTCGCCCGCGCGGGCCAAGTCCGGCCGCGCAGCGAAAGGCCCGCGTTCCGCTTGGCTCCAGGCCTTCGACTCCGTCTGGCTGGTCGCCGTCGTCTTCGTCCTGTGGTGGGTCGCTTCGGCGAAGAGCACCAACTTCTTCATTCCCTCCCTGCAGGAGATCCTGGCTTCGCTGGGACGGGACCTGGGGAACGGAGTGATCCTTTCCGGAGCGGCATATTCGCTGACCAACCTGGCAGCCGGCATGGTTCTCGCGGTGGTCGTCGGGATCGTCCTGGGGGTCGTACTGGGAGAACTTGACCGGGTCCGCCTGATTGTCGAACCGATCATCAATTTTTTCCGGTCGATTCCCCAGGCGGCGCTGGTTCCCCTCATCATCGGCGCGTTCGGTGTAGGCCAGGGCCCGAAGATCTACACGATCGCCTTCGCCTGCATGTGGCCGGTATTGCTCAACACCATCGACGGAGTCCTTGGCGTGGAGCCGACCATCCGCAAGTTCTCGCAGGTCTACCGCATTCCGAGGTGGCTCCACTTCCGGCGCGTGGTACTCCCGGCCGCCCTCCCGCAGATTGTCGCCGGCATCCGCGTGGCACTGCCGATCGGCATCACTGTCATGGTTGTCAGCGAAATGTTCGCCGCGACCGAGGGGCTTGGCTTCTACATCCTGAATTCTTCGGCGACCTTCAAAGTCTCCGAGACGTGGGCAGGAGCGCTCTTGGTCGGCGTCATCGGATACATCCTGTCAGTCCTGTTCGTTGTCTTCGAGCGCAGGCTCCTGCGCTGGTACTTCGCCTCGGCGGCGAAATGA
- a CDS encoding ABC transporter permease produces the protein MKLASTIPIQLQRVLAVLLLLAIWQLVIWSGSMPSMTPGVPEIATAVLSTIMAPVFWAALAKTLLAALTGWALASVTGVILGLFIGSMRYLDRSTSILIDFGRSFPVLALMPVVIMLLGSSTRMEIVVVGLSCLWPVLVQTIYGARRQEAAVLDTVKVFRIPRTLWFRRVLLPGALPFVATGVRIAAAIAILVAVGVEVISQAPGMGRNITLAQQAQNWDIAFAYLFFAGLVGWAIAWLLQTAEARLLKWNRQDHD, from the coding sequence ATGAAGCTGGCATCCACCATTCCCATACAACTGCAGCGCGTCCTGGCCGTACTGCTGCTGCTCGCGATCTGGCAGCTCGTCATCTGGTCCGGGTCCATGCCATCGATGACTCCGGGCGTTCCCGAAATCGCCACCGCCGTCCTGTCGACGATCATGGCGCCGGTCTTTTGGGCCGCGCTCGCGAAGACGCTGCTCGCGGCACTGACCGGGTGGGCGCTGGCTTCCGTTACCGGTGTCATTCTCGGCCTGTTCATTGGGTCGATGCGGTACCTGGATCGCTCCACCTCGATCCTGATCGACTTTGGCCGTTCGTTCCCGGTGCTGGCCCTCATGCCGGTGGTCATCATGCTGCTCGGCTCCAGCACCCGCATGGAAATCGTCGTCGTTGGCCTTTCCTGCCTGTGGCCGGTACTCGTGCAAACGATCTACGGCGCGCGGCGCCAGGAGGCCGCAGTCCTCGACACGGTGAAGGTTTTCCGCATACCCCGGACCCTGTGGTTCCGGCGGGTCCTGTTACCGGGCGCGCTTCCGTTCGTGGCCACGGGAGTCCGCATCGCCGCCGCCATAGCCATCCTGGTGGCGGTGGGCGTGGAAGTCATCAGCCAGGCCCCCGGAATGGGCCGGAATATCACGCTCGCCCAGCAGGCCCAGAACTGGGACATCGCGTTCGCCTACCTGTTCTTCGCAGGACTGGTCGGTTGGGCCATCGCCTGGCTGCTGCAAACGGCTGAAGCCCGGCTTCTGAAGTGGAACAGGCAGGATCATGACTGA
- a CDS encoding ABC transporter substrate-binding protein, whose translation MRPVNRSAFTQLASYTALAGLVTAALTGCGSETTASASGEGLTKVKVAVAPIHFEPAHLAESQGYFEDHGLDVELVPGQDPAALLAMAVSGQVDIAIGSWINVATSASEGVPVSVIGGNGVVDSKTDNSGVLVAADSDVKSLADLKGKTIGVMGVKSGGDIPVLQALEGAGVSPDDVKEVAVPYSGMQAAVEQKTVDAVVPADSFYHQMVEAGYRTISNPVREYQANMPVTVWTSTNEWLTGNGETAGKFVAAMEDAAEFYNDDANLAATQEVHAKVNQIDVAKAPKAFVPVSVPINVKEAQSGIDAMEHFGLLNDPLSVEELLWEEAPRRASADAK comes from the coding sequence ATGCGTCCTGTCAACCGTTCCGCCTTTACCCAATTGGCCAGTTACACCGCCCTCGCCGGTCTCGTCACGGCGGCGCTCACCGGCTGCGGCTCCGAGACTACGGCGTCTGCCAGCGGGGAAGGCTTGACCAAGGTCAAAGTGGCCGTAGCGCCCATCCACTTCGAGCCGGCTCATCTGGCGGAGTCCCAGGGCTACTTCGAGGACCATGGCCTGGATGTCGAACTGGTTCCCGGGCAGGATCCGGCCGCACTGCTGGCGATGGCCGTCTCCGGACAGGTGGACATCGCGATCGGCTCCTGGATCAATGTGGCGACGTCCGCATCAGAAGGAGTTCCCGTGTCGGTCATCGGCGGCAACGGGGTGGTGGATTCCAAGACCGATAACTCCGGTGTCCTGGTAGCAGCAGACTCCGACGTCAAGTCCCTCGCCGACCTCAAGGGCAAGACGATTGGCGTCATGGGTGTCAAGAGCGGTGGGGACATCCCCGTTCTGCAGGCTCTGGAGGGGGCAGGCGTGTCGCCCGATGATGTCAAGGAGGTGGCCGTGCCCTATTCCGGTATGCAGGCCGCCGTCGAGCAGAAGACGGTAGACGCCGTCGTTCCCGCGGATTCCTTCTACCACCAGATGGTGGAAGCCGGATACCGGACCATCTCCAATCCGGTCCGGGAATACCAGGCCAACATGCCGGTGACGGTGTGGACGTCGACCAACGAATGGCTCACCGGCAACGGCGAGACGGCCGGGAAGTTTGTCGCCGCCATGGAAGACGCCGCGGAGTTCTATAACGACGACGCCAATCTCGCGGCCACCCAGGAAGTCCATGCCAAGGTGAACCAGATCGACGTTGCCAAAGCCCCCAAGGCGTTTGTGCCCGTCTCGGTACCGATCAACGTCAAGGAAGCCCAGTCCGGCATCGATGCCATGGAACACTTCGGTCTCCTGAATGATCCGCTCAGCGTCGAGGAACTGCTCTGGGAAGAAGCTCCCCGCCGCGCCTCCGCGGACGCGAAGTAG
- a CDS encoding aldehyde dehydrogenase translates to MTVADAVIAPEPPLLERPLRLLIDGEWTEGHGQPLAILNPSTGDSLTTSASADGTDVDRAVAAARRAFDDGPWSRMAPAARALLIHRLADALEEAKEEFARLETLNCGKPLAVARDFEVTAAVSTLRYNAGWATKLNGETRDVSLPGQWQAFTLREAVGVAGLIVPWNVPLAIAVSKLAPALAAGCTVVLKPAELTPLTAVRLGELVQEVGFPSGVVNIVQGLGHVAGQRLAEHPDVDKISFTGSTAVGKRLLASSAGNLKRLSLELGGKSPVVIYPDADLAKAIPAAAMSIFANTGQVCAAGSRLYVHRDVADEVIGGITRIAESLKIGPGLDPATRLGPIISEAQRERVLEYIRSGIEEGAAVITGGAAVEGPGFFLQPTVLCNTAPGMRVVREEIFGPVLSVATFDDADSITDVVARANDTDYGLSSTIWTRDISKALQFVRRIKAGNVRVNASGGMDPNMPFGGFKQSGWGHENGREGVEAFTELKSVAINID, encoded by the coding sequence ATGACCGTCGCCGACGCTGTAATAGCCCCTGAGCCGCCCCTGCTCGAGCGCCCTTTGCGCTTGCTGATCGATGGGGAATGGACGGAAGGCCACGGCCAGCCCCTGGCCATCCTGAATCCTTCTACGGGCGACTCCCTCACGACGTCGGCCTCGGCGGACGGGACTGATGTGGACCGTGCCGTCGCCGCCGCCCGGAGGGCCTTTGACGACGGGCCCTGGTCCAGGATGGCGCCGGCAGCACGGGCCCTGCTGATCCACCGTTTGGCTGACGCCCTTGAGGAGGCAAAGGAGGAATTTGCCCGGCTTGAGACACTCAACTGCGGCAAGCCGCTTGCTGTGGCCCGCGATTTCGAAGTCACCGCGGCCGTCAGCACCTTGCGCTACAACGCCGGGTGGGCAACGAAACTGAACGGCGAAACGCGCGATGTTTCGCTGCCGGGCCAGTGGCAGGCGTTCACGCTTCGGGAGGCCGTCGGTGTGGCAGGCCTGATCGTGCCATGGAACGTGCCGCTGGCCATCGCGGTATCGAAGCTGGCCCCCGCCCTGGCAGCGGGCTGCACGGTGGTCCTCAAGCCTGCCGAGCTGACTCCCCTGACGGCGGTCCGCTTGGGCGAACTGGTCCAGGAAGTCGGGTTCCCCTCCGGCGTCGTCAACATAGTGCAGGGGCTGGGCCACGTCGCCGGGCAGCGCCTCGCCGAGCACCCGGACGTGGACAAGATTTCCTTTACCGGCTCCACCGCCGTCGGCAAGCGCCTGCTCGCCTCCTCCGCTGGCAACCTCAAGCGGCTGTCGCTGGAACTGGGCGGCAAATCGCCCGTGGTGATCTACCCCGATGCCGATCTGGCCAAGGCGATACCTGCCGCGGCGATGAGCATCTTCGCCAACACCGGGCAGGTGTGCGCCGCCGGCTCCCGGCTGTATGTGCATCGCGATGTGGCGGACGAGGTCATCGGCGGCATCACCCGGATCGCCGAATCGCTGAAGATCGGGCCGGGGCTCGATCCTGCCACCCGGTTGGGGCCGATCATCTCCGAGGCACAGCGGGAGCGCGTCCTGGAATACATCCGCAGCGGCATCGAGGAGGGGGCAGCCGTTATAACGGGCGGCGCTGCCGTCGAAGGGCCGGGGTTCTTCCTGCAGCCGACGGTACTGTGCAACACGGCGCCCGGCATGCGTGTGGTCCGCGAAGAGATCTTCGGTCCCGTCCTGTCGGTTGCAACGTTCGACGACGCCGACTCCATCACCGACGTCGTGGCGCGGGCCAACGACACCGATTACGGTCTGTCCTCGACCATCTGGACCCGGGACATCTCCAAGGCACTCCAATTTGTTCGCCGGATCAAGGCCGGCAACGTCCGGGTCAACGCTTCGGGCGGCATGGATCCCAACATGCCCTTCGGCGGCTTCAAGCAGTCAGGTTGGGGCCACGAGAACGGCCGGGAAGGCGTGGAGGCCTTCACCGAACTGAAATCCGTGGCCATCAACATCGACTGA
- a CDS encoding FAD-dependent monooxygenase codes for MENLLETDVLVIGAGPIGLAAANLLADQDVRVMLVEKNAGTSDEPRAISATDETLRVMQRIGIMDRLAPEMLMDTGARYYGRKGQLLAEVRPASPRLGQPGKSQFDQPVMEALLLEAARQRPQIDIRFNTEAFRITEAPDHADTVLIDDEGKKTVRARWIIACDGGRSPVRAQLGIPMEGSTQVQKWIVADIVNTPGTPEPFAEFHCNGTRPAVVVPGVKGRRRYEFMLLPGEDAKTVTQPEKIIALIAPFQKIVPKDIRRAAVYVAHQRVALNYRMGHVLLAGDAAHMMPPFAGQALNAGIRDVANLVWKVAAHVRGIGTDALINTYATERRPHAVDMVRLSQRIGKVVMSVNPKLTAVRDALITGLGVVPAAKNWLTGMKFLKQPHFTEGCVVSAADDVEKAAAALVGRSLSQPQVLLATGDTVPLDTVLGTGWAALRFLPGGSIEIQPLDTNDGGASPLSVVDTSGAFAALAGTRSVLIVRPDRYVAAATTAAGEAAALRALKDYAPGLAVQPGAAASAAVAARD; via the coding sequence ATGGAAAACCTCCTCGAAACAGACGTGCTCGTTATCGGTGCCGGGCCCATAGGCCTGGCCGCAGCCAACCTGCTGGCCGATCAGGACGTGCGCGTCATGCTGGTCGAGAAGAACGCCGGCACCAGCGACGAGCCGCGGGCCATCAGCGCCACGGACGAGACGCTGAGGGTCATGCAGCGGATCGGCATCATGGACCGCCTGGCGCCTGAGATGCTGATGGATACCGGTGCCCGCTACTACGGCCGCAAGGGCCAGCTGCTCGCCGAGGTCCGGCCGGCGAGCCCGCGGCTCGGTCAGCCTGGCAAATCGCAGTTCGACCAGCCGGTCATGGAGGCCTTGCTGCTGGAGGCGGCGCGGCAGCGCCCGCAGATCGACATCCGCTTCAATACCGAGGCTTTCCGCATCACGGAGGCCCCGGACCACGCCGACACGGTGCTGATCGACGACGAGGGCAAGAAGACCGTCCGCGCCAGATGGATCATCGCCTGCGACGGCGGACGAAGCCCTGTGCGCGCACAGCTGGGTATCCCGATGGAGGGATCCACCCAAGTGCAGAAGTGGATCGTGGCCGACATCGTGAATACGCCCGGCACGCCGGAGCCCTTCGCGGAGTTCCATTGCAACGGGACCCGTCCGGCCGTCGTCGTGCCCGGAGTGAAGGGGCGCCGACGCTATGAATTCATGCTGCTGCCCGGGGAGGACGCCAAGACCGTCACGCAGCCGGAGAAGATCATCGCGTTGATCGCTCCGTTCCAGAAGATCGTGCCGAAGGACATCCGCCGCGCCGCGGTCTACGTGGCGCACCAGCGGGTGGCGCTGAATTACCGAATGGGGCACGTGCTGCTGGCCGGGGACGCCGCGCACATGATGCCGCCTTTCGCCGGGCAGGCCCTGAACGCGGGCATCCGCGACGTGGCGAACCTGGTCTGGAAGGTCGCCGCGCACGTGCGGGGCATCGGCACCGACGCCCTGATCAACACCTACGCCACCGAGCGGCGGCCGCACGCGGTCGACATGGTGCGGCTGTCCCAGCGCATCGGCAAGGTCGTCATGAGCGTCAATCCGAAGCTGACGGCGGTCCGCGACGCGCTGATCACCGGGCTGGGCGTGGTGCCGGCGGCCAAGAACTGGCTGACCGGCATGAAGTTCCTCAAGCAGCCGCACTTCACCGAAGGCTGCGTGGTTTCCGCGGCGGACGACGTAGAGAAGGCAGCAGCGGCGCTGGTCGGACGCTCGCTGTCCCAGCCCCAGGTCCTGCTGGCCACGGGGGACACGGTTCCTTTGGACACGGTGCTCGGCACCGGCTGGGCGGCCCTGCGGTTCCTGCCCGGCGGCAGCATCGAGATCCAGCCGTTGGATACCAACGACGGCGGTGCCTCGCCTCTTTCGGTCGTGGATACCTCTGGCGCCTTCGCCGCCTTGGCCGGGACGCGGAGCGTGCTGATCGTGCGTCCCGACCGTTACGTCGCGGCGGCGACAACGGCTGCAGGAGAAGCAGCGGCGCTGCGGGCGCTAAAGGACTATGCGCCGGGGCTGGCTGTGCAGCCTGGAGCCGCGGCCTCCGCCGCGGTCGCCGCCCGGGACTGA
- a CDS encoding fumarylacetoacetate hydrolase family protein, which translates to MKYASFTAADGSETWGIIDEGRAYDLGPTGSALAPTLRAAVENGIFGSVGEEFHTAPSRPEAEIEFLPSITNPGKIICIGVNYRSHQQETGRAAHQNEQKAPTIFTRFADSQMGHLQPALMPASTNEFDYEGEMALVIGKDGFHVAETEAMELVAGYAAYNDFSVRDWQLATTQWTPGKNFPGTGAFGPYLVPASDLGDVRDLTLETRVNGEIRQKASVADLYFDIPQLLSYVTGFTKLSAGDVVVTGTPGGVGRFMTPSGLLSDGDVVEVEITGLGVLRNTVRLEA; encoded by the coding sequence TTGAAGTACGCATCGTTTACCGCAGCAGACGGATCCGAAACCTGGGGCATCATCGACGAGGGCCGCGCTTATGATCTGGGCCCCACGGGTTCGGCACTGGCACCCACCCTGCGCGCCGCCGTCGAAAACGGAATCTTCGGCTCCGTCGGCGAAGAGTTCCATACCGCCCCTTCCCGTCCGGAGGCGGAAATCGAGTTCCTGCCCTCGATCACCAACCCGGGCAAGATCATCTGCATCGGCGTGAACTACCGCAGCCATCAGCAGGAAACGGGCAGGGCTGCGCACCAGAATGAGCAGAAGGCTCCGACCATCTTCACGCGCTTCGCGGATTCGCAGATGGGCCACCTGCAGCCGGCTCTGATGCCCGCCTCCACGAACGAATTCGACTACGAGGGAGAGATGGCCCTTGTCATCGGCAAGGACGGCTTCCACGTCGCCGAGACTGAAGCCATGGAACTCGTGGCCGGTTACGCCGCGTACAACGATTTCAGCGTGCGCGACTGGCAGTTGGCCACCACGCAGTGGACGCCGGGAAAGAACTTCCCCGGCACCGGCGCCTTTGGGCCGTACCTCGTACCGGCGTCGGATCTGGGCGACGTCAGGGACCTGACCCTGGAAACCCGCGTGAACGGCGAAATTCGGCAGAAGGCCTCCGTGGCTGACCTGTACTTCGATATCCCTCAGCTCCTCAGCTACGTCACCGGCTTCACGAAGCTGTCCGCCGGCGATGTCGTCGTCACCGGCACCCCGGGAGGAGTGGGCCGCTTCATGACCCCCTCAGGCCTGCTCTCCGACGGCGATGTCGTGGAGGTCGAGATCACCGGTCTGGGCGTGCTGCGCAACACGGTCCGGCTCGAGGCCTGA
- a CDS encoding GntR family transcriptional regulator, giving the protein MAEAGGQTVDGIRRAVLGGSWRPGERLAPVALAERFGTSSTVVREALTRLAGDGLLTWERNRGFFVPELEPRELRDLTELRCVTEELASRLAVERGDLQWESDLIAAHHQLSRTPRRDQEDPEHIADPWSVAHRSFHAKLLEACASAPMIRLADNLADSTELYRRWAAPSRGAAERDVEQEHRDILEAALARDASGLAKLLRRHYERTMHIVLEAGLDVPAAELAAVEK; this is encoded by the coding sequence ATGGCTGAGGCCGGGGGTCAGACAGTTGACGGGATTCGGCGCGCCGTCCTGGGCGGTTCGTGGCGGCCGGGGGAGAGGCTGGCCCCGGTTGCGCTCGCCGAACGGTTCGGCACTAGTTCAACCGTCGTCCGGGAGGCGCTGACCCGCCTGGCCGGAGATGGGCTGCTGACATGGGAACGCAATCGCGGCTTCTTCGTCCCCGAACTCGAACCGCGGGAGTTGCGTGACCTCACGGAGTTGCGTTGCGTCACCGAGGAGCTGGCCTCGCGCCTCGCGGTCGAACGCGGGGACCTGCAATGGGAATCCGACCTCATCGCCGCGCATCATCAGTTGTCCAGGACGCCTCGGCGGGACCAAGAGGATCCGGAGCATATTGCGGACCCGTGGTCGGTTGCACACCGGTCCTTCCATGCGAAGCTCCTGGAGGCCTGCGCCAGCGCCCCCATGATTCGGCTGGCCGACAATCTGGCCGATTCCACGGAGCTCTACCGGCGGTGGGCTGCGCCGTCCCGCGGGGCAGCGGAACGCGATGTCGAACAGGAGCACCGCGACATTCTGGAGGCGGCGCTCGCGCGGGACGCCTCGGGGCTCGCCAAGCTGCTGCGGCGGCACTACGAGAGGACGATGCACATCGTGCTTGAAGCCGGCCTCGATGTTCCCGCGGCCGAACTCGCAGCAGTAGAAAAGTAA
- a CDS encoding VOC family protein: MSWGLISEMGHVAIQTTDVQGSVFDATQLLGLRVTEKTDNEVYLAAAGVHHELVYVESDVNGIHSLGLVARDGDALRTIRQRVRDENLPVISEKAVSAGIQDGFTFVGPEGWIFEVYIDMQPDAPGQLSFGPDRYGHINFHPRDVTGMMKFLHRVLDFRLSDVIGDDFAYFMRCNADHHGIALIKGEGTFHHHAWQAQSIVDLGKLGDRLHQVGRELIWGPVRHGAGHNIAAYYVETSGAVVELYTDLEQIYDDSRPPVVWGQEENWYNKWSSFRPEEFRKFGIPPVANRLSGVR; encoded by the coding sequence ATGTCCTGGGGACTAATCAGCGAGATGGGGCACGTCGCCATCCAAACCACCGATGTGCAGGGATCGGTCTTCGATGCCACGCAGCTCCTGGGCCTACGGGTGACGGAGAAGACCGACAACGAGGTCTACCTTGCGGCCGCCGGGGTTCACCACGAGCTTGTCTACGTGGAGTCGGACGTCAACGGCATCCACAGCCTGGGGCTTGTGGCCCGGGACGGAGACGCGCTGCGGACCATTCGGCAGCGCGTGCGGGATGAGAACCTTCCGGTTATCAGCGAGAAGGCGGTCAGCGCCGGCATCCAGGATGGCTTCACCTTCGTTGGACCCGAAGGCTGGATCTTCGAGGTCTACATCGACATGCAGCCGGATGCGCCGGGGCAGCTGTCCTTTGGCCCGGACAGGTATGGGCACATCAACTTCCATCCGCGCGACGTGACCGGAATGATGAAGTTCCTGCACCGCGTCCTCGATTTCCGGCTTTCCGACGTGATCGGCGATGACTTCGCCTACTTCATGCGCTGCAACGCTGACCACCATGGCATCGCCCTCATTAAGGGCGAGGGCACGTTCCATCACCACGCGTGGCAGGCCCAGTCCATTGTCGACCTCGGCAAGCTCGGTGACCGGCTGCATCAGGTCGGGCGCGAACTGATCTGGGGGCCGGTCCGCCACGGCGCGGGCCACAACATTGCCGCCTACTATGTGGAAACCTCCGGCGCGGTGGTCGAGCTCTACACCGACCTGGAGCAGATCTATGACGACAGCCGTCCGCCCGTGGTCTGGGGCCAGGAGGAGAACTGGTACAACAAGTGGAGCTCATTCCGTCCCGAGGAGTTCCGCAAGTTCGGGATTCCGCCCGTTGCCAACCGGCTGTCCGGCGTCCGCTAA
- a CDS encoding NADPH-dependent FMN reductase: MKTVVVAGNPKPGSRTLDAGIRLAARLGADPLDIVDVVQLGPGLLGWGDPGVKDALELVAGADLAVIASPTFKATYSGLLKLFLDQFATGDGLRDVVAVPLMLGAGPAHALAPELLLKPVLVELGAVCPAPGLYQLDRTYAEDSSAADYADRWQPAIRAALRHR, encoded by the coding sequence ATGAAGACCGTTGTTGTCGCCGGAAACCCCAAGCCAGGCTCCCGCACCCTCGATGCCGGCATCCGGCTGGCCGCGCGCCTCGGTGCGGACCCGCTGGACATCGTCGACGTGGTCCAGTTGGGGCCGGGGCTGCTCGGCTGGGGTGATCCGGGCGTAAAAGACGCCCTCGAACTCGTGGCGGGAGCCGACTTGGCCGTGATCGCCTCACCCACCTTCAAGGCCACTTACTCCGGTCTGCTCAAATTATTCCTCGACCAGTTCGCGACCGGCGACGGCCTGCGCGACGTCGTCGCCGTGCCGCTGATGCTCGGCGCCGGACCGGCCCATGCACTCGCACCGGAACTGCTGCTCAAGCCGGTCCTCGTCGAACTCGGTGCCGTCTGCCCGGCGCCCGGTCTGTACCAACTGGACCGCACCTACGCCGAGGATTCCAGCGCGGCCGACTATGCGGACCGCTGGCAACCGGCCATCCGCGCTGCGCTCCGCCACCGCTGA